A window of the Egibacter rhizosphaerae genome harbors these coding sequences:
- a CDS encoding GatB/YqeY domain-containing protein, protein MATSEQIEGDLKAAMKARDTETVQTLRSVLAAIKNLRAEAGHGADVTEDEITTLVEKEAKRRQEAAEAYEQGDRPELAEKERRELAILERYLPEQLSEDELRAIVDETIAEVGASGTGDLGEVMQAVMPRVKGQADGKQVNAMVRERLET, encoded by the coding sequence ATGGCGACAAGCGAGCAGATCGAGGGCGACCTGAAGGCCGCCATGAAGGCTCGGGACACCGAGACCGTGCAGACGCTGCGCAGCGTGCTGGCCGCGATCAAGAACCTGCGGGCGGAAGCCGGTCACGGGGCCGACGTGACCGAGGACGAGATCACCACGCTGGTCGAGAAGGAGGCCAAGCGCCGGCAGGAGGCGGCGGAGGCCTACGAGCAGGGTGACCGTCCGGAGCTCGCGGAGAAGGAGCGCCGCGAGCTGGCCATCCTCGAGCGCTACCTGCCGGAGCAGCTGTCCGAGGACGAGTTGCGGGCGATCGTCGACGAGACCATCGCCGAAGTCGGCGCGAGCGGCACCGGCGATCTCGGCGAGGTCATGCAGGCGGTCATGCCGAGGGTCAAGGGCCAGGCCGACGGCAAGCAGGTCAACGCCATGGTCCGCGAGCGCCTCGAGACATAG
- a CDS encoding PAC2 family protein: protein MEIVQYAEPAPLLRRPVLVAAFAGWNDAGECATSALETMDREIDARTFAEVDPEEFFDFQVARPTISDGSGGSRRLDWPRNRFAWAALPGTDRDVVLLEGTEPNLRWKTFTNGVLELAERLDVELVVTLGALQVDVPHTRPTPLSGSATDPDLAERIGLRRSGYEGPTGITGVLNHACGQAGLPSVSLWAGVPHYLAGAAYAAGALTLVEAVADLLGAEFPLDDLVHEASAQREEIAGLVDDDDDLARYVSELEERSDGDDAEERDPGELPQPEVSGDELAAEFERYLRDRDS from the coding sequence GTGGAGATCGTCCAGTACGCCGAGCCAGCGCCGCTGCTGCGACGGCCGGTGCTCGTCGCCGCGTTCGCCGGCTGGAACGATGCCGGCGAGTGTGCGACGAGCGCGCTCGAGACGATGGACCGTGAGATCGACGCGCGAACGTTCGCGGAGGTGGATCCCGAGGAGTTCTTCGACTTCCAGGTCGCGCGTCCCACGATCAGCGACGGCTCCGGTGGGTCGCGCAGGTTGGACTGGCCGCGGAACCGCTTCGCGTGGGCCGCCCTGCCCGGGACCGATCGCGACGTCGTGTTGCTCGAGGGCACCGAACCGAACCTGCGTTGGAAGACCTTCACCAACGGGGTGCTCGAACTCGCCGAACGGCTCGACGTCGAACTCGTCGTCACCCTCGGGGCCCTGCAGGTCGACGTCCCGCACACGCGGCCGACACCGCTGTCCGGCAGCGCCACCGACCCCGACCTGGCAGAGCGGATCGGACTGCGCCGGTCGGGCTACGAGGGTCCGACCGGCATCACCGGTGTGCTGAACCACGCGTGCGGTCAGGCCGGTCTGCCCTCGGTGAGCCTCTGGGCGGGGGTGCCGCACTACCTGGCCGGAGCCGCGTACGCAGCGGGTGCGCTGACGCTCGTCGAGGCCGTCGCCGACCTCCTCGGCGCGGAGTTCCCGCTCGACGACCTCGTCCACGAGGCCTCCGCCCAGCGCGAGGAAATCGCCGGGCTCGTCGACGACGACGACGATCTCGCCCGGTACGTCTCCGAGCTCGAGGAGCGCTCCGACGGGGACGACGCCGAGGAGCGCGACCCCGGGGAGCTGCCCCAGCCGGAGGTCTCCGGGGACGAGCTCGCCGCTGAGTTCGAGCGGTACCTGCGCGACCGCGACTCCTGA
- a CDS encoding aldo/keto reductase family protein, protein MEYRKLGRWGVKVSSVGLGSWLTYGGTVEEDQSTACIQRAYDLGVNFFDTANVYARGRSEEVVGKALASIPRDRYVLATKVYFPMGDGPNDSGLSRKHVTEQLHASLKRLGTEYVDLYQCHRYDTETPLEETCATMADLIRQGKVLYWGTSEWSSDQIAHAVSICRSQGWPEPASNQPQYSALWRRIEDRVLPTCEDLGIGNVVWSPLAMGVLTGKYRSVDDVPSDSRAAGDEAKFMRHVLTQPALDAVQEAGHVAEQAGVSLSQLALAWCLRQPAVSSVIVGATKTSHVDDNVGASGLEVPRDAVERFDELLAPVAAS, encoded by the coding sequence ATGGAGTACCGCAAGCTCGGCCGCTGGGGCGTCAAGGTCTCGTCGGTCGGTCTCGGCTCATGGCTCACGTACGGGGGGACCGTCGAGGAGGACCAGTCGACGGCCTGCATCCAGCGCGCCTACGACCTCGGGGTGAACTTCTTCGACACCGCGAACGTCTACGCCCGCGGGCGCAGCGAGGAGGTCGTCGGCAAGGCGCTCGCGTCGATCCCGCGCGACCGGTACGTGCTCGCGACCAAGGTCTACTTCCCGATGGGCGATGGTCCCAACGACTCGGGCCTGTCCCGCAAGCACGTCACCGAGCAGCTGCACGCGAGCCTCAAGCGGCTCGGCACCGAGTACGTCGACCTGTACCAGTGCCACCGGTACGACACCGAGACCCCGCTCGAGGAGACCTGCGCGACCATGGCGGACCTGATCCGCCAGGGCAAGGTCCTGTACTGGGGCACGAGCGAGTGGTCCTCGGACCAGATCGCCCATGCGGTGTCGATCTGCCGCTCACAGGGGTGGCCCGAACCGGCCAGCAACCAGCCGCAGTACTCGGCGCTCTGGCGGCGCATCGAGGACCGGGTGCTGCCCACCTGCGAGGACCTGGGCATCGGCAACGTCGTGTGGTCGCCGCTGGCGATGGGAGTGCTGACCGGGAAGTACCGCTCGGTCGACGACGTGCCGTCCGACAGTCGAGCGGCCGGCGACGAGGCGAAGTTCATGCGGCACGTCCTCACGCAGCCGGCCCTCGACGCGGTCCAGGAAGCCGGGCACGTGGCCGAGCAGGCCGGGGTGAGTCTTTCGCAGCTGGCCCTGGCGTGGTGCCTGCGCCAGCCGGCGGTGTCGAGCGTCATCGTCGGCGCGACGAAGACCAGTCATGTCGACGACAACGTGGGGGCCAGCGGGCTCGAGGTCCCACGCGACGCGGTCGAGCGATTCGACGAGCTGCTCGCGCCGGTCGCGGCCAGCTGA
- a CDS encoding alpha/beta fold hydrolase — MASPLHTELEGPVDAPPLVCLHGGIGTGRYHWSRQVPSLAEHYRVHLPDLPGHGHSPFPARAEYGAGFLADAVEGYLERIGPPVHVAGFSMGGHAALHVAARRPELFASLALVGVATAHHPGLDEWRARFDPDRLATEWPAWARALARLHAPLGDEAWREVLDRDSSGVTHAEVDLDALEKLAAPLLLVRGDRDPVVPVQQYAELRTRSPFSEELVVNYGGHDVQLTRAEIVRPALRDFLDRSAG; from the coding sequence ATGGCGTCGCCGCTGCACACCGAGCTCGAGGGCCCCGTGGACGCGCCGCCCCTCGTCTGCCTGCACGGGGGGATCGGGACCGGCCGCTACCACTGGTCACGGCAGGTCCCCTCGCTCGCCGAGCACTACCGCGTGCACCTGCCCGACCTGCCCGGGCACGGGCACTCGCCGTTCCCCGCGAGGGCGGAGTACGGCGCCGGGTTCCTGGCCGACGCGGTCGAGGGCTACCTCGAGCGGATCGGCCCGCCCGTGCACGTGGCCGGATTCAGCATGGGTGGGCACGCGGCGCTGCACGTGGCGGCGCGCCGTCCCGAGCTCTTCGCCTCGCTGGCGCTCGTCGGGGTGGCGACCGCTCACCATCCGGGCCTCGACGAGTGGCGCGCGCGGTTCGACCCGGACCGCTTGGCCACCGAGTGGCCGGCTTGGGCGCGCGCACTGGCACGGTTGCACGCGCCGCTGGGCGACGAGGCCTGGCGCGAGGTCCTGGACCGTGATTCGAGCGGTGTGACCCACGCGGAGGTCGACCTCGACGCGCTCGAGAAGCTCGCAGCGCCGTTGTTGCTGGTGCGCGGGGACCGGGATCCGGTGGTGCCGGTGCAACAGTACGCGGAGCTGCGGACGCGCAGCCCGTTCTCCGAGGAACTCGTGGTGAATTACGGTGGACACGACGTGCAGCTCACTCGCGCGGAGATCGTGCGCCCAGCGCTCCGCGACTTCCTGGATCGGTCGGCCGGGTGA
- a CDS encoding ABC transporter ATP-binding protein: protein MSAGSDAMSAGSDAISAGSAAASPSVAVERVSAQLGDVVALWDVSARVGPGITALLGPNGAGKTTLVRLVCGLLPASQGTVRVGGRDPRSDHEARRGLGYVPEAQALIDRLDARRFVRLAAILHGRADADAAAAAALEQVLLDPDDRRPLRTYSKGMRQRVKLANALVHDPTLLVLDEPLNGLDPTQRHHMSDLLRRLGDEGRAVILSSHVLAEVEPLAERVLVLSAGRLVAEGDPAAIRELLDDRPHRLRLGTDEPARLGAALLDAGLITGARVLTATSLQVETTTIGAFRTRVATTARDRGLRLSEVVPLDDDLESVFRYLVDGGTMRTRESL from the coding sequence ATGAGCGCCGGGAGTGACGCGATGAGCGCCGGGAGTGATGCGATCAGCGCCGGGAGCGCCGCCGCGAGCCCCTCGGTGGCGGTCGAGCGCGTCTCGGCCCAGCTCGGTGACGTGGTCGCCCTATGGGACGTGTCCGCCCGCGTGGGTCCGGGGATCACGGCCCTTCTCGGGCCGAACGGTGCCGGCAAGACGACGTTGGTCCGCCTGGTGTGCGGGCTGCTGCCCGCCTCGCAGGGCACCGTCCGCGTGGGCGGCCGCGATCCACGCAGCGACCACGAGGCCCGTCGCGGACTCGGCTACGTTCCCGAGGCACAGGCACTCATCGACCGCCTCGACGCGCGCCGCTTCGTGCGCCTCGCCGCGATCCTCCACGGCCGGGCCGACGCCGACGCGGCCGCTGCGGCGGCGCTGGAGCAGGTCCTCCTCGACCCCGACGACCGGCGACCGCTGCGCACCTACTCGAAGGGCATGCGCCAACGGGTCAAGCTCGCCAACGCCCTGGTCCACGATCCGACGCTCCTGGTCCTCGACGAACCGCTCAACGGGCTCGACCCCACCCAGCGACACCACATGAGCGACCTCCTGCGCCGGCTCGGCGACGAGGGGCGGGCCGTGATCCTCTCGAGCCACGTGCTCGCCGAGGTCGAACCGCTCGCCGAGCGCGTGCTCGTGCTCAGCGCCGGCCGACTGGTCGCCGAGGGCGATCCGGCCGCCATCCGCGAACTCCTGGACGACCGCCCCCACCGCCTGCGGTTGGGCACCGACGAGCCGGCACGGCTCGGGGCGGCGCTGCTCGACGCGGGTCTGATCACCGGCGCACGGGTGCTGACGGCGACGAGCCTCCAGGTCGAGACGACGACGATCGGGGCGTTCCGCACTCGCGTGGCGACCACCGCGCGGGATCGGGGGCTGCGGCTGTCGGAGGTCGTGCCGCTCGACGACGACCTCGAGAGCGTGTTCCGCTACCTCGTCGACGGGGGCACGATGCGCACCCGGGAGTCGTTGTGA
- the ychF gene encoding redox-regulated ATPase YchF, which produces MKVGIVGLPNVGKSTLFNAVSAAGAEAANYPFATIEPNVGVVPLPDPRLDELARLAGSRRVSPTSVEFVDIAGLVRGASRGEGLGNQFLGHIREVDAVCHVVRCFDDDEVMHVDGSIDPVRDLEVVSTELLLKDVETVERAADRAARVARTGDRVAISRADLLRRLQTHLEAGDPARTFDDEDTHLVFRELGLLTAKPALYVANVAESDLPDGDPAHVEPVRAAAKAEGAEVVVLAAETEAQLAELAEADREELLADLGLEASGLARMVRASYRLLGLRTFFTAGEKEARAWTIPAGATAPEAAGVIHSDMQRGFIRAEVTSYDDYVGLGGEAGAREAGKLRVEGKDYVVQDGDVVHVRFNV; this is translated from the coding sequence GTGAAGGTCGGCATCGTCGGGCTGCCCAACGTGGGCAAGTCGACCCTGTTCAACGCCGTCTCCGCCGCCGGCGCGGAGGCGGCCAACTACCCGTTCGCCACGATCGAGCCGAACGTGGGCGTCGTCCCCCTGCCGGACCCGCGTCTCGACGAGCTCGCGCGCCTGGCCGGGTCGCGACGGGTGAGCCCCACGTCGGTCGAGTTCGTGGACATCGCCGGCCTGGTCCGGGGCGCCAGCCGTGGTGAGGGTCTCGGCAACCAGTTCCTCGGCCACATCCGCGAGGTGGACGCGGTCTGCCACGTGGTGCGCTGCTTCGACGACGACGAGGTGATGCACGTCGACGGCTCGATCGACCCTGTCAGGGACCTCGAGGTGGTCTCGACCGAGCTGCTGCTCAAGGACGTCGAGACGGTCGAGCGGGCCGCGGACCGAGCCGCTCGGGTGGCCCGCACCGGCGACCGGGTCGCCATCAGCCGGGCGGACCTCCTGCGTCGCCTGCAGACGCACCTCGAGGCGGGCGACCCGGCACGCACCTTCGACGACGAGGACACGCACCTCGTGTTCCGCGAGCTCGGGCTGCTCACCGCGAAGCCGGCGCTCTACGTCGCGAACGTGGCCGAGAGCGACCTGCCCGATGGCGACCCGGCCCACGTCGAGCCGGTGCGCGCCGCAGCCAAGGCGGAGGGCGCGGAGGTCGTCGTGCTGGCCGCCGAGACCGAGGCGCAACTCGCCGAACTCGCCGAGGCCGACCGCGAGGAACTGCTCGCCGACCTCGGCCTCGAGGCCTCCGGTCTGGCCCGCATGGTGAGGGCGAGCTACCGGCTGCTGGGGCTGCGGACGTTCTTCACGGCCGGCGAGAAGGAGGCGCGCGCATGGACGATCCCCGCCGGGGCGACCGCCCCCGAGGCTGCAGGGGTGATCCATTCGGACATGCAGCGAGGGTTCATCCGCGCGGAGGTCACCAGCTACGACGACTACGTGGGGCTCGGCGGGGAGGCCGGCGCGCGTGAAGCCGGCAAGCTCCGGGTCGAGGGCAAGGACTACGTCGTCCAGGACGGCGACGTCGTCCACGTCCGCTTCAACGTGTAG
- a CDS encoding FAD-binding oxidoreductase, producing MSEVGEATPLEPSTVEGRLEGFRGRTVLPGDPEYEQARKVWNGSIDRYPAAVLRCTGVADVIAGLRLVRELELPVAVRGGGHNVAGFGTCDDGVVLDLSPMNSVRVDPHNRTARVEPGLVWGELDRETQAFGLAVTGGVMSTTGVAGFTLGGGIGWLQRRFGLACDNLRSADLVTAEGELVHASERDEPELLWGLRGGGGNFGIVTALDFDLHPVGPQVFSGLVAWPADQAPEVLAFFREFTAQAPDELTTIAICRTAPPAPFLPEWIHGAPIVALACCYAGPVEAGEAACAPLRAFGSPVADAMAPRPYTAFNAMFDGSWAPGFQNYWKAEFLTDLPGPCVDVLSHYAANHSSPLSDFKVAHLGGAIARIGEDETAYGHRDAPFVLNINTRWSDPNETERHVEHTRRIWEAASPFSHGGAYVNFLGDEGHERVRDAYGPDKFRRLQDLKRAYDPSNAFRLNQNVVPEAN from the coding sequence ATGTCCGAGGTGGGGGAGGCAACGCCACTGGAGCCATCGACGGTGGAAGGGCGCCTCGAGGGGTTCCGCGGCCGAACAGTGCTTCCCGGCGATCCGGAGTACGAGCAGGCACGCAAGGTCTGGAACGGCTCCATCGACCGGTATCCCGCAGCGGTGCTGCGGTGCACGGGAGTTGCCGACGTGATCGCCGGTCTGCGCCTCGTGCGCGAGCTGGAACTCCCCGTTGCCGTGCGAGGCGGGGGGCACAACGTCGCCGGGTTCGGGACCTGCGACGACGGGGTCGTGCTCGATTTGAGCCCGATGAACTCCGTGCGCGTGGATCCCCATAACCGCACGGCTCGGGTCGAACCCGGGCTCGTGTGGGGCGAGTTGGATCGCGAGACCCAGGCGTTCGGGCTGGCCGTCACCGGCGGGGTGATGTCCACGACCGGCGTGGCGGGGTTCACGCTGGGCGGAGGGATCGGCTGGCTGCAACGCCGGTTCGGGCTGGCCTGTGACAACCTCCGCTCGGCCGACCTCGTGACCGCCGAGGGCGAGCTCGTGCACGCCTCCGAGCGGGACGAGCCCGAGCTGCTGTGGGGCCTGCGCGGAGGTGGCGGGAACTTCGGGATCGTGACCGCGCTGGACTTCGATCTGCACCCCGTCGGCCCGCAGGTGTTCAGCGGCCTGGTCGCCTGGCCGGCCGACCAGGCCCCCGAGGTGCTGGCCTTCTTCCGGGAGTTCACCGCCCAGGCACCCGACGAGCTCACGACGATCGCCATCTGCCGAACGGCGCCGCCGGCCCCGTTCCTGCCCGAGTGGATCCACGGCGCGCCGATCGTCGCGCTGGCATGCTGCTACGCGGGTCCGGTGGAGGCGGGCGAGGCGGCGTGCGCTCCCCTGCGCGCCTTCGGCTCCCCGGTCGCGGACGCGATGGCACCCAGGCCCTACACCGCGTTCAACGCCATGTTCGACGGCTCGTGGGCCCCTGGCTTCCAGAACTACTGGAAGGCGGAGTTCCTCACCGACCTGCCCGGGCCGTGCGTCGACGTGCTCTCGCACTACGCAGCGAACCACTCGTCGCCGCTGTCCGACTTCAAGGTTGCCCACCTCGGCGGGGCGATCGCCCGGATTGGCGAGGACGAGACCGCCTACGGCCACCGCGACGCGCCCTTCGTCCTCAACATCAACACGCGGTGGAGCGATCCGAACGAGACGGAACGCCACGTCGAGCACACCCGTCGGATCTGGGAGGCCGCCTCCCCGTTCAGTCACGGTGGGGCGTACGTCAACTTCCTCGGCGACGAGGGGCACGAGCGCGTTCGTGACGCGTACGGCCCGGACAAGTTCCGGCGGCTGCAGGACCTGAAGCGCGCGTACGACCCGAGCAACGCCTTCCGCCTGAACCAGAACGTCGTGCCGGAAGCGAACTGA
- a CDS encoding aldo/keto reductase, translated as MQQTYLGRSGLVVSELCLGTMTFGGTSDLEAPRRIVDAFREAGGNFFDTADVYQGGRSEEILGELVAPYRDEVVLATKAYAAAGPGPNDRSASRRHLLKAVEASLRRLGTNYIDVYQIHAFDPTTPLEETLATLEDLVRSGKVLYVGVSNFVGWQIERAARIQERRGFDRLVSLQPQYSLIERQIEFETLPAARTNALGVLAWSPLAAGFLSGKYDRGDSGTEKGRFGQYIDNLSERSWRTLDLVRELATHYGTEPAAIALAWLRAQPDVVPIIGATRPEQLDASLASVEVELTGEERARLDEVSAPEVGYPWDFGTVSGRPPRDLAAPPHLLGP; from the coding sequence GTGCAGCAGACCTACCTCGGCCGCAGTGGGCTCGTCGTGAGCGAACTCTGTCTCGGCACGATGACCTTCGGCGGAACCTCCGACCTCGAGGCGCCCCGGCGCATCGTCGACGCCTTCCGGGAGGCCGGCGGCAACTTCTTCGACACCGCCGACGTCTACCAGGGCGGGCGGAGCGAGGAGATCCTCGGCGAGCTGGTCGCCCCGTACCGGGACGAGGTCGTGCTCGCGACGAAGGCCTACGCGGCGGCGGGCCCCGGCCCGAACGATCGGTCGGCCAGCCGGCGGCACCTCCTCAAGGCGGTCGAGGCGAGCCTGCGGCGCCTCGGCACCAACTACATCGACGTGTACCAGATCCACGCGTTCGACCCGACCACCCCGCTCGAGGAGACCCTGGCCACGCTCGAGGATCTCGTGCGCAGCGGCAAGGTCCTCTACGTGGGGGTGTCGAACTTCGTCGGATGGCAGATCGAGCGGGCCGCGCGGATCCAGGAGCGGCGCGGCTTCGACCGGCTCGTGTCACTGCAGCCGCAGTACTCGCTGATCGAGCGGCAGATCGAGTTCGAGACGCTGCCGGCCGCGCGGACGAACGCCCTGGGAGTGCTCGCGTGGTCGCCGTTGGCGGCCGGGTTCCTCAGCGGGAAGTACGACCGCGGTGACAGCGGCACCGAGAAGGGGCGGTTCGGGCAGTACATCGACAACCTGTCCGAGCGGAGCTGGCGGACCCTCGACCTCGTCCGTGAGCTCGCCACTCACTACGGCACCGAGCCGGCGGCCATCGCGCTCGCCTGGCTGCGCGCGCAGCCCGATGTCGTGCCGATCATCGGCGCGACGCGCCCCGAGCAGCTCGACGCGAGCCTGGCCTCGGTCGAGGTCGAGCTGACCGGCGAGGAGCGCGCTCGCCTCGACGAGGTGAGCGCGCCCGAAGTCGGCTACCCGTGGGACTTCGGGACCGTGAGCGGTCGGCCTCCCCGCGACCTGGCGGCGCCGCCCCACCTGCTCGGACCGTGA